TCATTCGCTGATCGATGGCGCTGCAAACGCGTCCGCTGCGCCTCGCGATGGTCGCCGGCGAGCCGTCCGGCGACCTGCTCGCGGCATCGCTGCTCGCGGGTCTCAAGGCCCGCTTGCCCGACACTACGCAGTACTACGGAATCGGCGGCCCGCGCATGATGGCCACCGGTTTCGACGCGCACTGGCCGATGGAAAAGCTCTCGGTGCGCGGGTACGTCGAGGCGCTGCGGCACATTCCCGAGATTCTGCGCATCCGCAACGAGCTCAAGCATCAGTTGCTGGCCGACCCGCCTGACGCCTTCATTGGCGTGGATGCGCCTGACTTCAACTTCGGTCTGGAGCACGCGCTGCGCGACGCGGGCATTCCGACGATCCACTTCGTCTGCCCGTCGATCTGGGCGTGGCGCGGCGGTCGCATCAAGAAGATCCAGAAGGCTGTGGATCACATGCTGTGCGTGTTCCCGTTCGAAACGGCGCTGCTCGAGAAAGCTGGGGTGGCGTCGTCGTATGTGGGTCATCCGCTCGCTGACGAGATTCCGCTCGAACCGGACATGGCCGGGGCGCGCCGTACCCTTGGCCTGCCGGAAAGCGGCCCGGT
The Paraburkholderia acidiphila genome window above contains:
- the lpxB gene encoding lipid-A-disaccharide synthase encodes the protein MALQTRPLRLAMVAGEPSGDLLAASLLAGLKARLPDTTQYYGIGGPRMMATGFDAHWPMEKLSVRGYVEALRHIPEILRIRNELKHQLLADPPDAFIGVDAPDFNFGLEHALRDAGIPTIHFVCPSIWAWRGGRIKKIQKAVDHMLCVFPFETALLEKAGVASSYVGHPLADEIPLEPDMAGARRTLGLPESGPVIAVLPGSRRSEINLIGPTFFDAMQIMQRREPALRFVMPAATPAIHAQLQELANAHQGLALTIIDGQSQLAMTAADAILVKSGTVTLEAALLKKPMVISYKVPWLTGQIMRRQAYLPYVGLPNILAGRFVVPEILQHFATPEALADATLTQLQDEANRRTLTEVFTQMHLTLRQNTAERAAEVVASIVERRKGRA